A segment of the Synechococcus sp. MEDNS5 genome:
ACAATGCCGCCCTCGAGGCCATGGGGCTTGATTGGCGCTACCTGGCGTTGCCCTGTGCGCAGTCGGATCTGGGCTCCGTGCTGACAGGCCTCAGAGCCGTGAACTGCCGCGGCCTGAACGTGACCATCCCGCACAAGCAAGCCGTGGCTTCCCACTGCACGGAGCTGAGTGCTCTGGCCTCTCGTCTCCAGGCCGTGAACACCCTCATCCGAGCCGACAACGGCGGCTGGCACGGCCACAACACGGACGCTGAGGGATTTCTGGCGCCCCTGCAAAACTGCTCAGAGGCATGGCGAGGCGGCACAGCGATCGTGCTGGGCTGCGGTGGCAGTGCCCGTGCCGTTGTGGCAGGGCTTCAGCAACTGCCTCTGAACGCCATCCACATCGCCGGACGACGGGAGACAGCTCTGGCCACCTTCCTGAACGATCTGCGCCAACCCGAGGAAGAGGAGCGGGTCCCTCTCGTTGGCATCCCCCTCGAAGCCAGCCAGATCCGGGAGGTTCTCGCCCAGGCCTGCCTTGTGGTGAACACCACCCCGCTGGGGATGGAGGGGCACCAGGAAGGATGCGCCATGCCCCTAGATCAGGAGATCTGGAACGATCTCAGACCAAGCACAACCCTCTACGACCTCATTTACACGCCAAGGCCCACGCCCTGGCTGACGCTGGGGGCGGAACGGGGTTGCCGCACGATCGATGGCCTGGAAATGCTCATCCAACAGGGCGCAGCATCCCTGCGCCGCTGGAGCGGCTGCTCCACGGTGCCGGTGGAGGTCATGCGCCAGGCGGCTCTCAACAGCCTGGCCTCGACCGCACGCTGAGCCTCTGCATCCCCAGACTTCGGGCCTACGCTCGAACCGTTTGAACCGTGGTCATGTCCATCCCTTCCTGGCAACGGTTCCTGGGTCTTCTGGCCTACCTCCTTCCTTGGAGCGACGCAATTCCCTTCGGAAGTCACCTGATGGGGCAGTTTCCTTGGCTGCAATGGCTGACGCTGCCCGCGCTGCCGATCGCTCTCCTGGAGCAGGGAATCCCCTTCGGCAACCTTCTGATCTTCTTCCTGCTGTTCCTGGCCGTGGTGCGCAACCCGGCTGTGCCTTATTTCATCCGCTTCAACACCCTTCAGGCGTTGCTGGTGGACATCATCGTTGTGCTGCTCGGGTACGCCTTCATGATTCTCCTGCAGCCTTTGGGCGGGGGTTTGATGCTGAGAACACTCTCCAGCACAGTGGTGATTGCGGTTCTGGCCGTTGTGATCTTCGCACTGGTGGAATGCATCCGCGGCCGAGAGCCAGATCTGCCTGGCCTGAGCCAGGCAGTGCGAATGCAGCTTTACTAAAGCTGTCAACCCCAAGGGGATAGGCTGTTGGATCCGTCGCTCACCCGGGTGAGCCATCAGTCCCTGTCGGAGCTGTCTCCATGACCCAGCAGCCTTACTACGAAACCATGTACATCCTCCGCCCGGACATTCCGGAAGAGGAGGTTGAATCCCATCTCACCAAATACCGCGACATCCTGGTGGAAGCGGGAGCCGACGTGCTCGACAACCAGATGCGCGGGAAGCGGCGCCTGGCCTATCCAATCGCCAAGCACAAAGAAGGCATCTACGTGCAGCTCAGCCACAACGGTGATGGTCAACAGGTTGCCGTGCTCGAAAAAGTGATGCGTCTC
Coding sequences within it:
- a CDS encoding shikimate dehydrogenase, with translation MISGTTGLIGLLGQPVRHSLSPAMHNAALEAMGLDWRYLALPCAQSDLGSVLTGLRAVNCRGLNVTIPHKQAVASHCTELSALASRLQAVNTLIRADNGGWHGHNTDAEGFLAPLQNCSEAWRGGTAIVLGCGGSARAVVAGLQQLPLNAIHIAGRRETALATFLNDLRQPEEEERVPLVGIPLEASQIREVLAQACLVVNTTPLGMEGHQEGCAMPLDQEIWNDLRPSTTLYDLIYTPRPTPWLTLGAERGCRTIDGLEMLIQQGAASLRRWSGCSTVPVEVMRQAALNSLASTAR
- a CDS encoding Tic20 family protein, which gives rise to MSIPSWQRFLGLLAYLLPWSDAIPFGSHLMGQFPWLQWLTLPALPIALLEQGIPFGNLLIFFLLFLAVVRNPAVPYFIRFNTLQALLVDIIVVLLGYAFMILLQPLGGGLMLRTLSSTVVIAVLAVVIFALVECIRGREPDLPGLSQAVRMQLY
- the rpsF gene encoding 30S ribosomal protein S6, encoding MTQQPYYETMYILRPDIPEEEVESHLTKYRDILVEAGADVLDNQMRGKRRLAYPIAKHKEGIYVQLSHNGDGQQVAVLEKVMRLSEDVIRYLTVKQEGPLPAPRVVPGTEPAAAQPEPAETSA